The following coding sequences lie in one Deltaproteobacteria bacterium genomic window:
- a CDS encoding flippase-like domain-containing protein has translation MLALTDLREMARVVQQADPWLLLLPLGCTVLSYLVMALSYQGIAHAAGAAVPFGEMLKITFVANTANYLVSSGGLSGFALRLYFFTRRAIPSGTAVVISLAQTFLTNVTLLLFVLFGFGYLVLGHNLHGWALATMVVLLIGFSGAAVIALLLLFHRALRRRTLFVLANSAHWLLHRFVPHRKPARMHIWRFQRNLNRGIEFMLARKAHMALPALWIFLDWIVTLGILYGAFLALHYPIPFTFVVVGFALGTILALVSFIPGGLGVMEGSMAAVFVSLAVPLETAVVAVLIFRLAYYLLPLVISLFFFHGMFLQGAHIRPDLREVELGE, from the coding sequence ATGCTCGCCCTTACTGATCTGCGCGAAATGGCGCGGGTGGTGCAGCAGGCCGACCCATGGCTGTTGCTGCTGCCGTTGGGCTGCACCGTGCTCAGTTACTTGGTGATGGCTTTGTCGTATCAGGGGATCGCCCATGCTGCCGGCGCGGCGGTGCCGTTCGGCGAGATGCTGAAGATAACCTTTGTGGCCAACACTGCGAACTATCTGGTTTCCAGCGGCGGGCTGAGCGGCTTTGCGCTGCGGCTCTACTTCTTCACCCGCCGGGCGATCCCTTCGGGCACCGCCGTGGTGATCTCGCTGGCGCAGACATTTCTCACCAACGTCACGCTCTTGCTATTTGTGCTGTTCGGGTTCGGCTACCTCGTGCTCGGGCACAACCTCCACGGCTGGGCCCTTGCCACCATGGTGGTGCTACTGATCGGATTCAGTGGCGCCGCGGTGATCGCTTTGCTGCTGTTGTTTCACCGCGCCCTGCGTCGGCGTACGCTGTTCGTGCTCGCCAATAGCGCGCACTGGTTGCTGCACCGCTTCGTACCGCACCGCAAACCCGCTCGCATGCACATCTGGCGCTTTCAACGCAATTTGAACCGCGGCATCGAGTTCATGCTCGCGCGCAAGGCCCACATGGCCCTGCCGGCGTTGTGGATCTTCCTCGACTGGATCGTGACCCTCGGCATACTTTACGGGGCCTTTCTCGCCTTGCACTACCCTATCCCATTCACCTTTGTGGTGGTCGGCTTTGCACTCGGCACCATCCTCGCACTGGTCTCGTTTATCCCCGGGGGCCTCGGCGTAATGGAGGGCTCGATGGCCGCAGTCTTCGTCAGCCTCGCCGTTCCGCTCGAGACCGCCGTTGTGGCCGTGCTCATCTTTCGCCTGGCCTACTATCTACTGCCGCTGGTTATCAGTCTCTTCTTCTTCCACGGGATGTTCCTCCAAGGCGCCCACATCCGCCCCGATCTGCGTGAAGTGGAGCTAGGGGAATAG
- a CDS encoding CoA transferase, with the protein MQANHNPGMLKGIKVVELGMWVAGPATAAVLGDWGADVIKLENPVGGDPVRGLMAMGIALALPVHPAFELDNRNKRSVSVDLHTPEGCAVARRLLHRADVFVTNMRPAALQRAGLGAAEVRADNPRLIYALLTGYGTTGPEKDRAAFDYAAFWARAGAMACLGEPEGPPPSQRPAMGDHLAALSLAGAVCAALYHRERTGEGQEIQLSLFHAGLWMMATDIETCLVTGVGPNPPLGRAVPNPLWNHYKAKDGKWFHLVMLQPDRYWPRFCQAIERTDLLTDARFADIMSRVQHCLELIALLDEVFATRPLAQWADRFDRYELVWGPVQTIAEVVRDPQARAIGAFEKLPHRSGDEIELVRSPIEFSATPPTIRRTAPELGEHTEDVLLEHGYNWDDIARLKEKGAIG; encoded by the coding sequence ATGCAGGCGAACCACAATCCAGGGATGTTGAAGGGCATCAAGGTCGTCGAGCTCGGCATGTGGGTGGCCGGCCCGGCCACGGCTGCCGTGCTGGGCGATTGGGGTGCGGACGTGATCAAGCTCGAGAACCCCGTGGGCGGCGATCCGGTGCGCGGCTTGATGGCGATGGGCATCGCTCTCGCCCTGCCGGTGCACCCGGCCTTCGAGTTGGACAATCGCAACAAACGCAGCGTGAGCGTCGACCTTCATACCCCCGAAGGCTGTGCCGTTGCGCGCCGGCTGCTGCACCGCGCCGATGTTTTCGTCACCAACATGCGGCCCGCGGCGCTGCAGCGTGCGGGGCTGGGGGCCGCTGAGGTGCGCGCCGACAACCCACGCCTGATCTATGCATTGCTGACGGGTTACGGCACCACCGGCCCGGAGAAGGACCGCGCCGCCTTCGACTACGCCGCCTTCTGGGCGCGCGCGGGCGCGATGGCGTGCCTCGGCGAGCCCGAAGGGCCGCCACCGTCGCAGCGGCCGGCCATGGGTGATCACTTGGCCGCGCTGTCGTTGGCGGGCGCCGTCTGCGCCGCGCTTTACCACCGCGAGCGTACCGGCGAGGGGCAGGAGATCCAGCTCTCGCTGTTTCATGCCGGTTTGTGGATGATGGCCACCGACATAGAGACCTGTCTGGTGACCGGCGTCGGCCCAAACCCGCCGCTGGGCCGGGCCGTGCCGAACCCGCTCTGGAATCACTACAAGGCCAAAGACGGTAAATGGTTTCACCTGGTCATGCTGCAGCCCGATCGCTACTGGCCGCGCTTTTGCCAAGCCATCGAGCGCACCGATCTGCTCACCGACGCGCGTTTTGCCGACATCATGAGCCGGGTGCAGCACTGCCTGGAGTTGATTGCCTTGCTCGACGAGGTTTTCGCCACCCGCCCGCTGGCGCAGTGGGCCGATCGTTTCGACCGCTACGAGCTAGTGTGGGGGCCGGTGCAAACCATCGCCGAGGTCGTGCGTGATCCGCAGGCGCGCGCCATCGGGGCGTTCGAGAAACTCCCGCACCGCAGCGGTGACGAGATCGAGCTGGTGCGTAGTCCGATCGAGTTCAGCGCCACTCCCCCAACCATCCGCCGCACCGCGCCGGAGCTGGGCGAACACACCGAAGACGTGCTGCTTGAGCACGGCTACAATTGGGACGATATCGCCCGCCTCAAAGAGAAAGGCGCGATCGGCTAG
- a CDS encoding acetyl-CoA acetyltransferase, translating into MASNGIKDRVAIVGMGCTAFGEHWDKGPEDLLIDAAQEAYRSAGVEAAQVDAYWLGTMGSGVSGLMLSEALKIPYKPVTRLENMCATGSEAIRNAAYAVASGAYDLVMAIGVEKLKDSGYSGLVSSSPPNDGTRSNMTAPATFALLAPAYAKKFGVDEDQLKQVLARIAWKNHKNGAKNPKAQFRKEVPIETICKSPAVAGMLGIFDCSGVSDGAAAAVLCRAEDAHKYSQNPIFIKALSFAAGPAHGYYSQDYDFTTFPEVVASAQDAYKQAGVSDPREEISMAEVHDCFTPTELVLMEDMGFSPRGQAWRDVLDGRFDGDGPQPVNPDGGLKSFGHPIGASGLRMMYEMWLQLRGEAGARQIKSPQLGMTHNLGGAPGRCVSFVSVVGVK; encoded by the coding sequence ATGGCTAGCAACGGTATTAAGGATCGCGTCGCTATCGTTGGTATGGGGTGCACCGCGTTCGGCGAGCACTGGGACAAGGGTCCCGAGGACTTGCTGATCGACGCCGCCCAAGAGGCTTACCGCTCTGCCGGCGTCGAGGCCGCGCAGGTGGACGCTTACTGGCTCGGCACGATGGGCAGCGGCGTCTCGGGCCTCATGCTCTCCGAAGCACTCAAGATTCCGTACAAGCCGGTAACCCGGCTGGAGAACATGTGCGCGACCGGCAGCGAAGCGATTCGTAACGCCGCCTACGCCGTTGCCAGCGGCGCGTACGATCTGGTGATGGCCATCGGGGTCGAGAAGCTGAAAGACTCCGGCTACTCCGGGCTGGTTTCGAGCAGTCCGCCGAACGACGGCACGCGCTCGAACATGACGGCACCGGCCACGTTCGCGCTGCTCGCCCCGGCTTACGCCAAGAAGTTCGGTGTCGATGAGGATCAGTTGAAGCAGGTGCTGGCCCGCATTGCCTGGAAGAACCACAAGAACGGGGCGAAGAACCCGAAGGCGCAGTTCCGCAAGGAAGTGCCGATCGAGACCATCTGCAAGTCGCCGGCGGTTGCCGGCATGCTCGGTATTTTCGACTGCTCGGGTGTCAGCGACGGCGCGGCCGCAGCCGTTCTCTGTCGCGCCGAGGATGCTCACAAGTACTCGCAGAACCCGATCTTCATCAAAGCGCTCTCCTTCGCCGCTGGCCCGGCCCACGGCTACTACAGCCAGGACTACGATTTCACCACCTTCCCCGAGGTGGTCGCCAGCGCGCAAGACGCTTACAAACAGGCCGGCGTAAGCGACCCGCGCGAGGAGATTAGCATGGCCGAGGTCCATGACTGCTTCACCCCCACCGAGCTGGTGCTGATGGAGGACATGGGGTTCTCGCCGCGTGGTCAGGCTTGGCGCGACGTGCTCGACGGACGCTTCGACGGTGATGGGCCGCAGCCGGTCAATCCCGACGGCGGTCTGAAGAGCTTCGGGCACCCGATTGGCGCCAGCGGACTGCGCATGATGTACGAAATGTGGCTGCAGCTGCGCGGTGAAGCCGGCGCGCGCCAGATCAAGAGCCCGCAGCTAGGCATGACGCACAACCTCGGCGGTGCCCCGGGTCGCTGCGTCAGCTTCGTCTCGGTTGTCGGCGTCAAGTAG
- the tadA gene encoding tRNA adenosine(34) deaminase TadA — protein sequence MHAGLARDEIAADIAWMRRALAEAARAGGSGEVPVGAIVVRDDVVIGWGRNAPIGSCDPTAHAEIAALRRAAIASGNYRLAGASLYVTLEPCAMCVGALMQARVARVVFGAADTKAGALGSVFDLNTGVLNHRFEVRGGVLADESAALLQEFFRARRASSARAGSAFAAPELGG from the coding sequence ATGCACGCGGGACTGGCGCGCGACGAGATTGCCGCTGATATTGCTTGGATGCGCCGAGCGCTGGCGGAAGCGGCGCGCGCGGGCGGCAGCGGCGAGGTGCCGGTGGGAGCGATCGTGGTGCGAGACGATGTCGTCATCGGTTGGGGCCGCAACGCGCCGATCGGCAGTTGCGACCCGACCGCGCACGCGGAAATCGCCGCGCTGCGGCGGGCGGCCATTGCGAGCGGCAATTATCGGCTGGCGGGTGCCAGCCTGTACGTGACCCTGGAGCCATGCGCGATGTGCGTCGGGGCGTTGATGCAGGCTCGGGTGGCGCGTGTGGTGTTTGGCGCTGCGGACACCAAGGCGGGTGCGCTCGGTTCGGTGTTTGATCTGAACACCGGCGTGTTGAACCATCGCTTCGAGGTCCGTGGCGGCGTGCTCGCCGACGAGAGCGCAGCTTTGCTGCAAGAGTTCTTTCGCGCCCGCCGAGCCAGCTCGGCTCGGGCGGGCAGCGCCTTCGCTGCGCCTGAGCTTGGCGGCTGA
- the yfcD gene encoding NUDIX hydrolase YfcD produces the protein MAAEEVVDVVDEHDQVIGQATRRQMRAQQLRHRSCYILLFNQQSQLFVHRRTAGKDIYPGCFDVAFGGVVAAGEDYDGAAQRELSEEAGVRGVSLRRVLTFQFNDSGNHVNGAVYTAMYDGPLCLQASEVEHGEWMDLDAVIELTQREAFCPDGIEALRLYLDRLNRLRGRQQPG, from the coding sequence ATGGCTGCGGAGGAGGTTGTCGACGTCGTCGACGAGCACGACCAGGTCATCGGCCAAGCCACCCGCAGGCAGATGCGGGCGCAGCAGTTGCGCCATCGCAGCTGTTACATCCTCCTGTTCAATCAGCAGAGCCAGCTGTTCGTACACCGGCGAACGGCCGGCAAGGACATTTATCCCGGCTGCTTCGACGTGGCCTTCGGGGGCGTGGTCGCCGCCGGCGAGGACTACGATGGTGCGGCGCAGCGCGAGCTGAGCGAGGAGGCGGGAGTACGTGGCGTGTCGCTGCGCCGCGTGCTGACCTTCCAGTTCAACGACAGCGGCAACCACGTTAACGGCGCCGTCTACACCGCAATGTACGATGGCCCACTGTGCCTGCAGGCGAGCGAGGTCGAACACGGGGAATGGATGGATCTCGACGCGGTCATCGAACTCACACAACGTGAAGCGTTTTGTCCGGACGGCATCGAGGCGCTGCGCCTCTACCTCGACCGCCTCAACCGGCTGCGCGGCCGCCAGCAACCCGGTTAG
- a CDS encoding molybdenum cofactor guanylyltransferase, producing the protein MPSGRRGVAGPSYLSEEVGAIILAGGKNSRMGGEDKAFLTVDGQFVFERTLGLLQRCFPQVVVVSNHPERYREFAVEVTSDELPGLGPLGGLHAGLGRIRYPYAFVVACDMPFLRVEPMVYLVSRLHGQDAVIPEWEGDIEPLHALYATRLRAAIARAIERGARAIREFLPQLRVEFIAEAEMRAVAGAAESFRNVNTPEEAARFAVRRRADGARA; encoded by the coding sequence GTGCCGAGCGGCCGGCGTGGCGTTGCCGGCCCCAGCTATCTGAGCGAGGAGGTTGGGGCGATCATCCTCGCCGGCGGCAAGAACAGTCGCATGGGCGGCGAAGACAAAGCCTTTCTCACTGTCGACGGCCAGTTCGTATTCGAGCGGACATTGGGGTTGCTGCAACGCTGCTTTCCTCAGGTGGTGGTGGTCAGCAATCACCCCGAGCGCTATCGCGAGTTCGCCGTCGAAGTGACTAGCGACGAGCTTCCGGGGCTCGGTCCCTTAGGCGGTCTGCATGCGGGGTTGGGCCGCATCCGCTATCCCTACGCCTTCGTGGTTGCCTGTGACATGCCCTTCCTGCGGGTGGAGCCGATGGTGTATCTGGTCTCGCGACTGCACGGTCAAGATGCGGTGATTCCCGAGTGGGAGGGTGACATCGAGCCCTTGCATGCGTTGTACGCGACCCGCTTGCGAGCCGCGATTGCGCGGGCGATTGAACGGGGCGCCAGGGCTATCCGCGAGTTCTTGCCTCAGCTGCGAGTCGAGTTTATCGCCGAGGCCGAGATGCGCGCGGTGGCGGGCGCGGCGGAGTCGTTCCGCAACGTCAACACGCCGGAGGAAGCCGCGCGCTTCGCCGTTCGCCGGCGGGCGGATGGCGCGCGGGCATGA
- a CDS encoding MFS transporter, which translates to MKPSARPSAPASSRPLGLEPTVVVLGLASLLNDTSSEIIYPLLPAFLSSVLGAGPAFIGLIEGVAESTASLLKLFSGWLSDRWQRRKPLVVSGYGVAAAVRPLIALSTHPWHVLVIRFLDRTGKGIRTAPRDALLADASSPADLGRSFGFHRGMDHAGAVLGPLLAWALLWFLGGNYRAVFALAALPALAAVVVLAVAVSEPRSHAPRAPVTLRFTDLGPEFLRYLGVVLIFTLGNSSDAFLLLRAQQLGVPLGQLPLLWAALHAVKTASSVPGGTLSDRIGRRRVIGLGWLLYAGVYAGFSAAEGPVAAWLLFCVYGLFFGLTEGAERALVADFVAPEHRGAAYGLYNLAVGIAALPASLLMGGLWSLAGAPAAFGFGALMALLAAVLLRGAPLPVGEQRRSR; encoded by the coding sequence ATGAAGCCATCTGCGCGGCCTTCCGCCCCGGCTTCCTCCCGCCCCTTGGGCCTCGAACCAACGGTCGTCGTTCTGGGGCTGGCGAGCCTGCTCAATGATACCAGCAGCGAGATCATCTACCCGTTGCTACCGGCCTTCCTCAGTTCGGTGCTGGGGGCGGGGCCGGCCTTTATCGGGCTCATCGAAGGCGTAGCCGAGTCCACCGCCAGCCTACTCAAGCTGTTCTCCGGTTGGCTGTCGGACCGCTGGCAGCGGCGCAAGCCTTTGGTGGTCAGCGGCTACGGGGTGGCGGCCGCGGTGCGGCCGCTGATCGCGTTGAGCACGCATCCCTGGCACGTACTGGTGATCCGCTTTCTCGATCGTACCGGCAAGGGTATTCGCACGGCCCCGCGCGATGCCCTGCTGGCCGACGCCAGCTCGCCGGCCGATCTCGGCCGCTCGTTCGGTTTCCATCGCGGCATGGACCACGCCGGGGCGGTTCTCGGCCCGCTGCTGGCATGGGCGCTGTTGTGGTTCTTGGGTGGCAATTACCGCGCGGTGTTCGCGCTGGCAGCCCTTCCGGCACTGGCTGCCGTAGTCGTCTTGGCGGTAGCGGTGAGCGAGCCGAGATCACACGCACCCCGTGCACCGGTGACGCTGCGGTTCACCGACCTGGGGCCGGAATTTCTGCGCTATCTGGGCGTCGTCCTCATCTTCACTTTGGGTAACTCCAGTGATGCTTTCCTACTCCTGCGCGCGCAGCAACTGGGCGTACCGCTAGGGCAGCTGCCGCTGCTGTGGGCCGCCTTGCACGCGGTTAAGACCGCCAGCAGTGTTCCGGGCGGTACGTTGTCGGACCGTATCGGTCGCCGCCGCGTGATCGGGCTGGGGTGGCTGCTGTATGCCGGCGTCTATGCCGGCTTCAGCGCCGCCGAGGGACCAGTGGCGGCATGGCTGCTGTTTTGCGTCTACGGGTTATTCTTCGGTCTGACGGAAGGAGCCGAGCGCGCCTTGGTAGCCGATTTCGTCGCCCCTGAGCATCGCGGCGCCGCCTACGGCCTCTACAACCTCGCCGTCGGCATCGCGGCTCTGCCCGCGAGTTTGCTCATGGGTGGGCTGTGGTCGTTGGCGGGCGCCCCGGCCGCCTTTGGCTTCGGTGCGCTGATGGCGTTGCTCGCCGCCGTCTTGCTGCGGGGCGCGCCGCTCCCGGTCGGCGAGCAGCGCCGCTCGCGTTAG